The Pseudomonas wenzhouensis genome has a segment encoding these proteins:
- the tnpC gene encoding IS66 family transposase: protein MISMPETLPNDPAALKQLLAGVLSSAQELAKDKDGQIERLREQNALLIQRLFGRKSEQSSDPDSPQLAMFNETEGLAEAAPEAPADEVEEAVVATSTPRGKRKLLPAELPRVEVIYELPEHELTCECGCRKQVIGEETSEQLEIIPMRVQVIRHIRKTYACKACETAPVTADKPAQLIEKSLASPSVLAMLLTTKYVDGLPLHRFERVLARHGIDLSRQTLARWVIQCGEQLQPLLNLLRDQLLDSPVIHCDETRVQVLKEHGRDPDSQSWMWVQTGGPPGRPVILFDYSTSRAQEVPLRLLADYRGYLMTDDYAGYNAVAAREGIERLACWAHARRKFVEAQKVQPKGKTGRADVALNLINKLYGIERELKEANDNERLAARQQRSQPLLAQLKAWLDKTRPQVTAQNALGKAVNYLASNWSRLERYVEGGHLPIDNNRAENAIRPFVIGRKNWLFSDTPKGATASAQIYSLIETAKANGQEPYAWLRHILERLPTANSVEDYEALLPWNCSPVSAS from the coding sequence ATGATTTCCATGCCCGAAACCCTTCCTAATGACCCCGCCGCGCTTAAACAGTTGCTCGCTGGGGTGTTGTCGTCGGCGCAGGAATTAGCCAAGGACAAAGACGGGCAAATCGAACGCCTGCGTGAACAAAACGCGCTGCTGATCCAGCGCCTGTTCGGTCGCAAATCCGAGCAGAGCAGCGACCCGGATTCACCGCAGTTGGCGATGTTCAACGAGACCGAGGGCTTGGCCGAAGCGGCGCCTGAAGCGCCTGCCGATGAGGTCGAGGAGGCAGTCGTTGCAACGAGCACGCCTCGCGGTAAGCGCAAACTGTTGCCGGCCGAGCTACCGCGTGTCGAAGTCATCTACGAGCTGCCCGAGCACGAACTGACCTGCGAATGCGGTTGCCGCAAACAGGTGATCGGCGAGGAGACCAGTGAGCAGCTGGAAATCATCCCAATGCGGGTTCAGGTGATCCGCCATATCCGCAAGACATACGCCTGCAAGGCCTGCGAAACCGCCCCGGTCACCGCCGACAAGCCGGCACAACTGATCGAGAAGAGCCTAGCCAGCCCCAGCGTGCTGGCCATGCTGCTGACCACCAAGTATGTCGATGGCCTGCCCCTGCACCGCTTCGAAAGGGTACTGGCTCGGCACGGTATCGACCTCTCCCGGCAGACCCTGGCGCGCTGGGTGATCCAGTGCGGCGAGCAGTTGCAGCCACTACTCAACCTGCTGCGCGATCAGCTGCTGGACAGCCCGGTGATTCACTGCGACGAGACTCGTGTGCAGGTGCTGAAGGAGCATGGGCGCGATCCTGATAGCCAATCCTGGATGTGGGTGCAAACCGGTGGCCCACCAGGCAGGCCAGTGATCCTTTTTGACTATTCCACCAGCCGCGCGCAGGAGGTGCCGTTGCGCCTGCTGGCGGACTATCGCGGTTATTTGATGACCGACGACTACGCCGGCTACAACGCTGTGGCCGCCCGGGAAGGGATAGAGCGCCTGGCCTGCTGGGCGCATGCGCGGCGCAAGTTCGTCGAAGCGCAGAAAGTGCAGCCCAAGGGCAAGACCGGCCGGGCCGACGTGGCGCTGAACCTGATCAACAAGCTATACGGCATCGAGCGTGAGCTGAAAGAGGCCAACGATAACGAGCGACTGGCCGCCCGCCAGCAACGCAGCCAGCCGCTACTCGCCCAACTCAAGGCCTGGCTAGACAAGACCCGGCCGCAGGTCACGGCGCAGAATGCCCTGGGCAAAGCAGTGAACTACCTGGCCAGCAACTGGAGCCGGCTTGAGCGCTACGTCGAAGGTGGACATCTGCCGATCGACAACAACCGCGCGGAGAACGCCATCCGCCCGTTCGTTATCGGGCGCAAGAACTGGCTGTTCAGTGACACGCCCAAGGGGGCCACGGCCAGCGCGCAGATCTACAGCCTGATCGAAACCGCCAAGGCCAATGGCCAGGAGCCTTACGCCTGGCTGCGCCACATCCTCGAACGCCTGCCGACCGCCAATAGCGTCGAGGATTACGAAGCGCTGCTGCCGTGGAATTGCTCGCCAGTGAGCGCATCCTGA
- the tnpB gene encoding IS66 family insertion sequence element accessory protein TnpB (TnpB, as the term is used for proteins encoded by IS66 family insertion elements, is considered an accessory protein, since TnpC, encoded by a neighboring gene, is a DDE family transposase.) — MIRPDAKVEKVYLYPKPVDFRKSIDGLAALVELDIEVAVFDPVLFVFLNRARNRVKILYWERNGFCLWLKRLEAERFKSHPEPGDDAIVLTAQELNWLLDGIDLWRNRPHQVLTPRFVT; from the coding sequence ATGATACGTCCCGACGCGAAAGTCGAAAAAGTCTATCTCTACCCCAAACCGGTGGATTTCCGAAAGTCTATCGATGGCCTGGCCGCCCTGGTCGAGTTGGATATCGAGGTCGCGGTGTTCGACCCGGTGCTGTTCGTCTTCCTCAACCGGGCGCGCAATCGCGTGAAGATTTTGTATTGGGAGCGCAACGGCTTTTGCCTGTGGCTGAAGCGACTGGAGGCTGAACGCTTCAAATCGCATCCAGAGCCCGGCGATGATGCCATCGTGCTGACAGCCCAGGAGTTGAACTGGTTGTTGGACGGTATCGACCTCTGGCGCAACCGGCCGCACCAGGTTTTGACCCCGCGATTCGTCACCTAA
- a CDS encoding methyl-accepting chemotaxis protein: MRNNQPVTQRERTFPAQQRLISTTDLKGQITYCNDAFVDISGFSREELLRAPHNIVRHPDVPSAVFSHMWTTLKSGLPWMGIVKNRSKNGDHYWVNAYVTPITENNQVVGYESVRVKPTAEQIRRAETLYRRINTGKSAVPASNQWLPVVQAWMPFILVSQIGFMIGHWMGSNWGFILAACLSVPLGLAGIAWQTRGTKRLLKLAEQTTSDPLIAQMYTDSRGAEARLEMAMLSQDARLKTCLTRLQDTAEHLTQQAREADKLAHNSSAGLERQRQETEQVATAVNEMAATTQEVASNVARTAIATQEANRLTSEGRSIAAETREAIQRLSQSVGDTGETVTRLARDSSEIGGVVDVIKGIADQTNLLALNAAIEAARAGEMGRGFAVVADEVRSLAQRTAESTEQIHGLIAKLQRTAEEAVLTMEIGRKQADEGVERVLQADQALSGISDSVANIADMANQIAAAAEEQSAVADEINQNITTIAQLSDQTAGEAQSTAKLSEALTNTAQGQYALVERFNR, from the coding sequence ATGCGTAACAACCAGCCGGTCACCCAACGTGAGCGCACCTTCCCTGCGCAACAACGCCTGATCTCCACCACGGATCTCAAGGGACAAATCACCTACTGTAACGATGCCTTCGTCGACATCAGTGGTTTCAGTCGTGAAGAGCTGTTGCGCGCGCCACACAACATCGTGCGTCACCCCGACGTGCCGTCCGCCGTGTTCAGCCACATGTGGACGACCCTCAAGAGCGGGCTTCCGTGGATGGGTATCGTCAAGAACCGCAGCAAAAATGGAGACCATTACTGGGTCAACGCCTACGTCACACCCATCACCGAAAACAACCAGGTTGTGGGCTACGAGTCCGTCCGGGTCAAGCCGACCGCCGAACAGATACGTCGTGCCGAGACGCTGTATCGACGCATCAACACCGGCAAGTCTGCCGTGCCTGCCAGCAACCAGTGGCTGCCCGTCGTGCAGGCCTGGATGCCCTTCATCCTGGTCAGCCAGATCGGCTTTATGATCGGCCACTGGATGGGCAGCAACTGGGGTTTCATCCTCGCCGCCTGCCTGTCCGTACCGCTGGGCCTGGCCGGTATCGCCTGGCAGACACGAGGCACCAAGCGACTGCTGAAGCTGGCAGAGCAAACCACCTCGGATCCGCTGATCGCGCAGATGTACACCGACAGCCGTGGCGCCGAGGCGCGCCTGGAAATGGCCATGCTCAGCCAGGACGCACGCCTGAAAACCTGCCTCACCCGCTTGCAGGACACCGCCGAACATCTGACCCAGCAAGCGCGCGAAGCCGACAAGCTGGCGCACAACAGCTCGGCCGGCCTCGAACGCCAGCGCCAGGAGACCGAGCAGGTCGCCACCGCCGTCAACGAAATGGCCGCCACCACACAGGAAGTGGCCAGCAACGTCGCCCGCACCGCCATCGCGACCCAGGAAGCCAACCGCCTGACCAGCGAAGGTCGCAGCATCGCCGCCGAAACCCGCGAAGCCATTCAGCGCCTATCGCAATCGGTGGGTGACACCGGCGAAACCGTGACCCGCCTAGCCCGGGACAGCAGCGAGATCGGCGGCGTGGTCGACGTGATCAAAGGCATCGCCGACCAGACCAACCTGCTCGCCCTCAACGCCGCCATCGAAGCCGCACGCGCGGGTGAAATGGGCCGTGGCTTCGCCGTGGTAGCCGACGAAGTACGCTCACTGGCGCAGCGCACCGCCGAATCCACCGAACAGATCCACGGCCTGATCGCCAAACTGCAACGTACTGCCGAAGAGGCCGTACTGACCATGGAAATCGGCCGCAAACAGGCCGACGAAGGTGTCGAGCGCGTGCTGCAGGCCGATCAGGCGCTATCCGGTATCAGCGACTCGGTGGCCAACATCGCCGACATGGCCAACCAGATCGCCGCCGCCGCCGAGGAACAAAGCGCCGTGGCCGACGAAATCAACCAGAACATCACCACAATCGCCCAACTGTCCGACCAGACCGCCGGCGAAGCGCAAAGCACCGCCAAACTCAGCGAAGCCCTGACCAACACCGCACAGGGCCAATACGCCCTGGTCGAACGCTTCAACCGCTGA
- the acnA gene encoding aconitate hydratase AcnA: protein MPSIDSLNCRRELHVGDATYHYFSLPEAAQRLGNIDRLPKSLKVLLENLLRNEDGQTVQPQDLQAMVDWLDKRASDREIQYRPARVLMQDFTGVPAVVDLAAMRDAMAKAGGDPQRINPLSPVDLVIDHSVMVDRYASSSAFADNVELEMQRNGERYAFLRWGQHAFDNFSVVPPGTGICHQVNLEYLARTVWTKEEDGITLAFPDTLVGTDSHTTMINGLGVLGWGVGGIEAEAAMLGQPVSMLIPEVIGFKLSGKLKEGITATDLVLTVTQMLRKKGVVGKFVEFYGDGLADLPLADRATIANMAPEYGATCGFFPVDEITLGYLRLSGRPDATVQLVEAYSKAQGLWREPGDEPLFTDSLSLDMGSVEASLAGPKRPQDRVALGQVHQAFDDFVGLQLKPAAKEEGRMLNEGGGGTAVGGDQQSGGINYEDDGHTHRLQDGAVVIAAITSCTNTSNPSVMMAAGLLAKKAVEKGLQRQPWVKSSLAPGSKVVTEYFNAAGLTHYLEKLGFNLVGYGCTTCIGNSGPLREPIEKAITQADLTVASVLSGNRNFEGRVHPLVKTNWLASPPLVVAYALAGSVRLDLTRDALGTGKDGQPVYLKDIWPTQAEIAEAIAKVDTAMFRKEYAEVFAGDAKWQAIAVPKADTYAWQSDSTYIQHPPFFENIAGDPPRITDIRQARILALLGDSVTTDHISPAGNIKADSPAGRYLSEHGVDKANFNSYGSRRGNHEVMMRGTFANIRIRNEMLGGEEGGNTLHVPSGEKLAIYDAAMRYQAEGTPLLIIAGKEYGTGSSRDWAAKGTNLLGVKAVIAESFERIHRSNLVGMGVLPLQFNPGTDRNSLKLTGKEVLAIEGLEGVELRPHMPLTLIITREDGQHEEVEVLCRIDTLNEVEYFKAGGILHYVLRQMIAN from the coding sequence ATGCCCTCCATCGATAGCCTGAACTGCCGCCGCGAACTGCACGTCGGCGATGCCACCTACCACTATTTCAGCCTGCCCGAGGCTGCCCAGCGCCTCGGCAATATCGACCGCCTGCCCAAGTCGCTCAAGGTGCTGCTGGAAAACCTGCTGCGCAACGAAGACGGCCAGACCGTGCAACCGCAGGACCTGCAGGCCATGGTCGACTGGCTGGACAAGCGCGCCTCCGACCGCGAGATCCAGTACCGCCCGGCGCGCGTTTTGATGCAGGACTTCACCGGCGTGCCAGCGGTGGTGGATCTCGCCGCCATGCGCGATGCCATGGCCAAAGCCGGTGGCGACCCGCAGCGGATCAACCCCTTGTCGCCGGTCGATCTGGTCATCGACCACTCGGTGATGGTCGACCGCTACGCTTCCTCCAGCGCCTTTGCCGACAACGTCGAACTGGAAATGCAGCGCAACGGCGAGCGTTACGCCTTCCTGCGCTGGGGCCAGCACGCGTTCGACAACTTCAGCGTGGTGCCGCCGGGCACCGGCATCTGCCACCAGGTCAACCTCGAGTACCTGGCGCGCACCGTATGGACGAAGGAAGAGGACGGCATCACCCTCGCCTTCCCTGACACCCTGGTCGGCACCGACTCGCACACCACCATGATCAATGGCCTCGGCGTACTCGGCTGGGGCGTTGGCGGCATCGAAGCGGAAGCAGCCATGCTCGGCCAGCCGGTGTCGATGCTGATTCCCGAGGTGATTGGCTTCAAGCTCAGCGGCAAACTGAAAGAAGGCATCACCGCCACCGACCTGGTGCTCACCGTCACCCAGATGCTGCGCAAGAAGGGCGTGGTGGGCAAATTCGTCGAGTTCTACGGCGACGGCCTGGCCGACCTGCCGCTGGCCGACCGCGCCACCATCGCCAACATGGCCCCGGAATACGGCGCCACCTGCGGCTTCTTCCCGGTGGACGAGATCACCCTCGGCTACCTGCGCCTGTCCGGCCGTCCGGATGCCACCGTGCAGCTGGTCGAGGCCTACAGCAAGGCCCAGGGCCTATGGCGCGAGCCAGGCGACGAGCCGCTGTTCACCGATAGCCTGAGCCTGGACATGGGCAGCGTTGAAGCCAGCCTGGCCGGGCCCAAGCGCCCGCAGGATCGCGTCGCCCTCGGCCAGGTTCACCAGGCCTTCGACGACTTCGTCGGCCTGCAACTCAAACCGGCGGCCAAGGAAGAAGGCCGTATGCTCAACGAGGGCGGCGGCGGTACTGCCGTCGGTGGCGACCAGCAGAGCGGTGGTATCAACTACGAAGACGACGGCCACACTCATCGTCTGCAAGACGGCGCCGTGGTGATCGCCGCCATCACCTCCTGCACCAACACTTCCAACCCCAGCGTGATGATGGCTGCCGGCCTGCTGGCCAAGAAGGCGGTGGAAAAAGGCCTGCAGCGCCAGCCCTGGGTGAAGAGCTCGCTGGCACCGGGCTCCAAGGTGGTCACCGAGTATTTCAATGCCGCTGGCCTGACGCACTATCTGGAGAAACTCGGTTTCAATCTGGTCGGCTACGGCTGCACCACCTGCATCGGCAACTCCGGCCCGTTGCGCGAGCCCATCGAGAAGGCCATCACCCAGGCAGACCTGACCGTCGCCTCGGTGCTCTCCGGCAACCGCAACTTCGAGGGCCGCGTGCATCCGCTAGTGAAAACCAACTGGCTGGCCTCGCCACCCCTGGTGGTGGCCTATGCCCTGGCCGGCAGCGTGCGCCTCGATCTGACCCGCGACGCCCTTGGCACCGGCAAGGACGGCCAGCCGGTGTACCTGAAAGACATCTGGCCGACTCAGGCCGAAATCGCCGAGGCCATCGCCAAGGTCGACACCGCCATGTTCCGCAAGGAATACGCCGAAGTCTTCGCCGGCGACGCGAAATGGCAGGCCATCGCCGTGCCCAAGGCCGACACCTACGCCTGGCAAAGCGACTCCACCTACATCCAGCATCCGCCGTTCTTCGAGAACATCGCCGGTGACCCGCCGCGCATCACCGATATCCGCCAGGCGCGCATCCTTGCCCTGCTCGGCGACTCGGTGACCACCGACCACATCTCACCAGCCGGCAATATCAAGGCCGACAGCCCGGCTGGGCGCTACCTGAGCGAGCACGGAGTAGACAAGGCCAACTTCAACTCCTACGGCTCGCGCCGTGGCAACCATGAAGTGATGATGCGCGGCACCTTCGCCAACATCCGCATCCGCAACGAAATGCTCGGCGGCGAGGAAGGCGGCAACACCCTGCACGTACCCAGCGGCGAGAAGCTGGCGATCTATGACGCCGCCATGCGTTACCAGGCCGAAGGCACGCCGCTGCTGATCATCGCCGGCAAGGAATACGGCACAGGCTCCAGCCGCGACTGGGCGGCCAAGGGCACCAACCTGCTGGGGGTCAAGGCGGTGATCGCCGAGAGCTTCGAGCGTATCCACCGCTCCAACCTGGTGGGCATGGGCGTGCTGCCGCTGCAGTTCAATCCCGGTACCGACCGCAACAGCCTGAAACTGACCGGCAAGGAAGTGCTGGCCATCGAAGGGCTGGAGGGCGTGGAGCTGCGCCCGCACATGCCGCTAACGCTGATCATCACCCGCGAAGACGGCCAGCACGAGGAAGTCGAAGTGCTCTGCCGCATCGACACCCTCAACGAAGTCGAGTACTTCAAGGCCGGCGGCATCCTGCATTACGTGCTGCGGCAGATGATCGCCAACTGA
- the rlmM gene encoding 23S rRNA (cytidine(2498)-2'-O)-methyltransferase RlmM — MNTLFLHCRPGFEGKVCAEIADLAARLDVPGYSKTKPDSACAEFVCSEAADTERLMRSVRFNHLIFPRQWARGAYGSLPESDRISVLLDALADYPVCGSLWLEVVDTNDGKELSTFCKKFEAPLRKALLKAGKLVDDARKPRLLLTFKSGREVFAGIAEADNQAMWPMGIPRLKFPREAPSRSTLKLEEAWHHFIPREQWDQRLAPGMTAVDLGAAPGGWTWQLVNREIRVTAVDNGPMAESLMYSGFVVHQRADGFTFRPRHPVHWMVCDIVEKPARTAAMIETWLGEGLCREAVVNLKLPMKQRYAEVRRLLDRIESGLVERGLKVSIGCKQLYHDREEVTCHLRRHGK, encoded by the coding sequence ATGAATACCCTGTTTCTACATTGCCGCCCCGGTTTCGAAGGCAAGGTTTGCGCCGAGATCGCCGACCTTGCCGCACGTCTGGACGTGCCGGGCTACTCCAAAACCAAGCCTGACAGCGCCTGTGCCGAGTTCGTCTGCAGCGAAGCAGCCGATACTGAGCGGCTGATGCGCAGCGTGCGTTTCAACCATTTGATCTTCCCCCGGCAGTGGGCACGTGGGGCCTACGGCAGCCTGCCGGAAAGCGACCGTATCAGCGTGTTGCTCGACGCCCTGGCTGATTATCCGGTGTGCGGCAGCCTGTGGTTGGAGGTGGTGGATACCAACGATGGCAAGGAACTTTCGACCTTCTGCAAGAAGTTCGAGGCGCCGCTGCGCAAGGCACTGCTCAAGGCCGGCAAACTGGTGGACGATGCGAGGAAGCCACGCCTGCTGCTGACCTTCAAGAGCGGCCGTGAGGTGTTCGCCGGCATCGCCGAGGCAGACAACCAGGCGATGTGGCCGATGGGCATTCCACGTCTGAAGTTCCCGCGCGAGGCGCCGAGCCGTTCCACGCTCAAGCTGGAGGAAGCCTGGCACCATTTCATCCCGCGCGAACAGTGGGATCAACGCCTGGCGCCGGGGATGACCGCCGTTGACCTGGGCGCAGCACCGGGCGGTTGGACCTGGCAACTGGTCAATCGGGAAATTCGCGTCACTGCCGTGGACAACGGGCCGATGGCCGAAAGCCTGATGTATTCCGGCTTCGTCGTGCACCAGCGCGCTGATGGCTTCACCTTCCGCCCACGGCATCCGGTGCACTGGATGGTCTGCGATATCGTCGAGAAGCCGGCACGCACAGCGGCTATGATCGAGACCTGGCTGGGCGAGGGGCTGTGCCGCGAGGCGGTGGTCAACCTCAAGCTGCCGATGAAGCAGCGCTATGCCGAAGTGCGGCGTCTGCTCGATCGCATCGAATCGGGGCTGGTCGAGCGCGGCCTGAAGGTCAGCATCGGCTGCAAGCAGCTGTATCACGACCGTGAGGAAGTGACCTGCCACCTGCGTCGGCATGGCAAGTGA
- the tusA gene encoding sulfurtransferase TusA — MSEALTLNHDDLLDASGLNCPEPVMMLHNKVRDLAPGGLLKVIATDPSTRRDIPKFCVFLGHELLGQAEEDGTYLYWIRKKAD; from the coding sequence ATGTCTGAAGCCCTGACCCTCAATCACGATGACCTGCTCGACGCCAGCGGCCTGAACTGCCCGGAACCGGTAATGATGCTGCACAACAAGGTGCGCGACCTGGCGCCGGGCGGTCTGCTCAAGGTGATCGCCACTGATCCTTCGACCCGTCGTGATATTCCCAAGTTCTGCGTGTTTCTCGGCCACGAGCTGCTCGGCCAGGCCGAGGAAGACGGCACCTACCTGTACTGGATTCGCAAGAAGGCCGACTAG
- a CDS encoding DUF3080 domain-containing protein encodes MIRPALLLCLTLLAGCGPANDGLALQSDYLERLQRSLDAADTPAFDSRSASQYRLPPRRERISEIPELRISLLDLVIDARRCPHLQQLISQRNSSLGKQLMPSQRLGYEGELLRALDACLPHLQDDSSLKATLQRLASDKRQQLQAVFWNALNGSQEFEHYLRFADQALPVDTQEDSAALNALQRLASIGASLPEQLPPSASELEPLFFALYASEQGGQLITSLASLRHTLNAGSELLEQRLQNRPLCPLGQATPRGRILQNIFVKFYAGGLQPYLAQVDQRGQQWQAALLQLQRIDGIPPATREHLQRLAGEQESLWQEFRAATARHVKAWQTLLNSCGLAPGQAGWNNAENGAEP; translated from the coding sequence ATGATCCGACCTGCCCTACTCCTCTGCCTTACTCTGCTTGCCGGTTGTGGCCCAGCCAATGACGGCCTGGCCCTGCAGAGCGACTACCTCGAACGCCTGCAACGCTCGCTCGATGCAGCCGACACCCCTGCTTTCGACAGCCGCAGTGCCAGCCAGTATCGCCTGCCGCCCAGGCGTGAACGAATCAGCGAGATTCCCGAGCTGCGCATCAGCCTGCTCGATCTGGTGATCGATGCGCGGCGCTGCCCACACTTGCAGCAACTGATCAGCCAGCGCAACAGCAGCCTGGGCAAGCAATTGATGCCCAGTCAACGCCTGGGTTACGAAGGCGAGCTGCTACGCGCCCTGGATGCCTGCCTGCCGCATCTGCAGGACGACTCCAGCCTCAAGGCCACGCTACAGCGCCTGGCCAGCGACAAGCGCCAGCAACTGCAAGCGGTGTTCTGGAACGCCCTGAATGGCAGCCAGGAGTTCGAGCACTACCTGCGCTTCGCCGACCAGGCCCTGCCGGTGGATACCCAGGAAGACAGCGCCGCCCTCAATGCCCTGCAGCGGCTGGCGAGCATCGGTGCTAGCCTGCCGGAGCAACTGCCGCCGAGCGCCAGCGAGCTGGAGCCGCTGTTCTTCGCCCTCTACGCCAGCGAACAGGGCGGCCAGCTGATCACCAGCCTGGCCAGCCTGCGCCATACGCTCAATGCCGGCAGCGAACTGCTGGAACAACGCCTGCAGAATCGCCCGCTGTGCCCACTGGGTCAGGCGACGCCCCGCGGGCGCATCCTGCAGAATATCTTCGTCAAGTTCTACGCGGGCGGTCTGCAGCCCTACCTAGCGCAGGTCGACCAGCGTGGCCAGCAGTGGCAGGCGGCGCTGCTGCAGTTGCAGCGCATCGACGGCATCCCTCCAGCCACACGCGAGCACTTGCAGCGGCTGGCCGGCGAGCAGGAGTCGTTATGGCAGGAGTTCCGCGCCGCCACGGCGCGTCACGTCAAGGCCTGGCAGACGTTACTGAACAGCTGCGGCCTGGCACCGGGACAGGCAGGATGGAACAACGCTGAAAACGGTGCAGAGCCGTAG
- a CDS encoding MATE family efflux transporter: MSTDTRLGRVRTELRSLLILATPIIIAQLAHTAMGFVDTLMAGRVSPQDLAAVALGNSIWVPVFLLMTGILLATTPKVAQRFGAGEEAAIGPLVRQALWLALAVGGGAAALLWNAEFILRITNVDPALITPAMGYLRAVALGFPAVALYHVLRCFSDGLGHTRPSMVLGILGLLLNIPANYIFIYGKFGLPAMGGVGCGWATALVMGFMLIGMLVWVKWAPYYRASALFTGFDWPQWTVIKRLLSIGVPIGVAVFAESSIFAVIALLIGGLGATVVAGHQIALNFSSMVFMIPYSLGMAATVRVGQALGRGEPREARFAAGVSMAAALGYACISASLMFLLREQIAHIYTPDKTVIAVAATLIVYSALFQFSDAIQVTAAGALRGYQDTRITMLLTLFAYWGIGLPVGYALGLSDLFGEPSGPSGLWQGLVVGLTCAAAMLTVRLARSARKRIRQAA; encoded by the coding sequence ATGTCCACCGACACCCGCCTTGGCCGCGTGCGCACGGAACTGCGCAGCCTGCTCATCCTGGCCACCCCCATCATCATCGCTCAGTTGGCGCACACCGCCATGGGCTTCGTCGACACGCTGATGGCCGGGCGCGTCAGCCCGCAGGATCTGGCCGCCGTTGCGCTGGGCAACTCGATCTGGGTGCCGGTATTCCTGCTGATGACCGGCATCCTGCTGGCCACCACCCCCAAAGTGGCGCAGCGCTTCGGCGCCGGCGAGGAAGCTGCCATCGGCCCACTGGTGCGTCAGGCGCTTTGGCTGGCGCTGGCAGTCGGTGGCGGTGCCGCCGCCCTGCTGTGGAACGCCGAATTCATCCTGCGCATCACGAATGTCGACCCGGCGCTGATCACTCCGGCGATGGGCTATCTGCGCGCTGTGGCCCTGGGTTTCCCGGCTGTGGCGCTCTATCACGTGCTGCGCTGCTTCAGCGATGGCCTCGGCCACACCCGCCCGAGCATGGTGCTGGGCATTCTCGGCCTGCTGCTGAACATTCCCGCCAACTACATCTTCATCTACGGCAAGTTCGGCCTGCCGGCCATGGGCGGCGTCGGCTGTGGCTGGGCGACCGCACTGGTGATGGGCTTCATGCTGATCGGCATGCTGGTCTGGGTGAAGTGGGCGCCCTACTACCGCGCCAGCGCATTGTTCACCGGCTTCGACTGGCCGCAGTGGACGGTGATCAAGCGCCTGTTGAGCATTGGCGTACCGATTGGCGTGGCGGTGTTCGCCGAGTCGAGTATCTTCGCGGTCATTGCCCTGCTCATTGGCGGCCTCGGTGCTACCGTGGTCGCCGGGCACCAGATCGCGCTCAATTTCAGCTCCATGGTGTTCATGATTCCCTACTCGCTGGGCATGGCCGCCACGGTACGCGTCGGCCAGGCACTGGGCCGTGGCGAGCCGCGTGAGGCGCGCTTCGCCGCCGGTGTGAGCATGGCCGCGGCGCTGGGCTATGCCTGCATATCGGCCAGCCTGATGTTCCTGCTGCGCGAACAGATCGCACACATCTACACCCCGGACAAAACCGTGATCGCAGTCGCGGCCACGCTGATCGTCTATTCGGCGCTGTTCCAGTTCTCCGATGCCATTCAGGTGACCGCTGCCGGTGCGCTGCGCGGCTATCAGGACACCCGCATCACCATGCTGCTGACCCTGTTCGCCTACTGGGGTATCGGCCTGCCGGTGGGGTATGCGCTGGGGCTGTCCGACCTGTTCGGTGAACCGAGCGGCCCCAGCGGCCTGTGGCAGGGCCTGGTGGTTGGCCTGACCTGCGCTGCCGCGATGCTCACCGTGCGCCTGGCACGCAGCGCGCGCAAACGCATTCGCCAGGCCGCCTGA